In Vespa crabro chromosome 13, iyVesCrab1.2, whole genome shotgun sequence, one DNA window encodes the following:
- the LOC124428741 gene encoding p53 and DNA damage-regulated protein 1: protein MKEQQELLQHLEQVEAKAGEILTDRQEIIALDKRRNDDRVGMRALQKANCEKTWMTIGPMLLKMSSKTAEELLLKDQKQCDIEVNKLRSDLKIKVNELRDLELNPPVPGLMLKPMAYKEMSAINQVLGRNS, encoded by the exons ATGAAGGAACAACAAGAATTATTACAACATTTGGAACAAGTCGAAGCAAAAGCTGGTGAAATTCTAACTGACAGACAAGAAATAATTGCActtgataaaagaagaaacgacgacAGGGTTGGCATGAGAGCATTGCAAAAGGCAAACTGCGAAAAAACTTGGATGACTATAGGTCctatgttattaaaaatgtcaAGTAAAACTGCAGAAGAATTGCTTTTGAAGG atcAAAAACAATGCGACATAGAAGTGAATAAATTGAGAAGCGACTTAAAGATCAAAGTAAACGAGCTGAGAGATTTGGAATTGAATCCACCTGTACCTGGATTAATGTTAAAACCTATGGCCTATAAAGAGATGTCTGCCATCAACCAAGTTCTAGGAAGAAATTCttaa